In a single window of the Amycolatopsis sp. cg5 genome:
- a CDS encoding Uma2 family endonuclease, whose product MVAPAETESESVPIRPGGWTAEDVLAFTEDQFPGQRVELVDGALLVSPAPSSGHQRLLHRLQLQLAAALPEGAELLPGVNVRLGNKRLLVPDLALVAPAGMETSCYDESDLLLAAEIESPSTRLRDRGLKLALYAEAMVRYYLLVDPDLHAATLFELGSGEYVPIARSQSGRIEMDRPFETTVDLTV is encoded by the coding sequence ATGGTCGCTCCAGCCGAAACCGAATCCGAATCAGTGCCGATACGACCAGGCGGCTGGACCGCCGAAGATGTATTGGCCTTCACCGAAGACCAGTTCCCCGGCCAGCGGGTGGAACTCGTGGACGGGGCGCTGCTCGTGAGCCCCGCACCGTCCTCCGGTCACCAGCGTTTGCTGCACCGGCTTCAACTCCAGCTGGCCGCCGCGCTGCCCGAGGGCGCGGAACTGCTGCCGGGCGTGAACGTGCGCCTCGGCAACAAGAGGTTGCTCGTCCCGGATCTCGCGCTGGTGGCGCCCGCCGGGATGGAAACCTCGTGCTACGACGAATCCGACCTGTTGCTGGCGGCGGAGATCGAGTCTCCGTCCACCAGGCTCAGGGACCGCGGCCTCAAGCTGGCGCTGTATGCCGAGGCCATGGTGCGGTACTACCTGCTCGTCGACCCGGATCTCCACGCCGCCACGCTGTTCGAGCTCGGCAGCGGTGAGTACGTGCCGATCGCGCGCAGCCAGTCCGGCCGGATCGAGATGGACAGGCCCTTCGAGACCACTGTGGACCTGACCGTCTGA